From a region of the Cyprinus carpio isolate SPL01 chromosome B21, ASM1834038v1, whole genome shotgun sequence genome:
- the LOC109077472 gene encoding gastrula zinc finger protein XlCGF57.1-like, which yields MSKLEKSFSCSPKRRAKESFTCPQCGKSFTTKKSLKPHMKIHTGEKPHTCDQCGKSFARAHTLKLHLRSHSGERQFNSDQCSKKTRKRCLKVHTKKLLHVCSLCGKSFTRLDNLKFHWKRHNGVKDHICLDCGRSFTRSDALKGHQRVHTGEKPYKCSHCDKRFSKTGTLKIHVRTHTGEKPYKCDQCGKCFTQKGSFNDHQKIHTGEKPHTCDQCGKSFAQTKTLKLHLRSHSGEKPFNCDQCGKTFLRQQNLKRHLNVHTKQKTYICLCGKSFSRMDYLKLHQRSHSGAKDHMCFDCGNTYTTAAVLNRHQRIHSGEKPYRCSHCDMSFSQAGNLKNHERIHTGEKPHTCDQCGKSFTLKGALKSHMKIHTGEKPYSCDQCGKSFRHTYTLKIHLRSHSGERPYNCDQCGKTFPRAEHLKVHLKVHTKEKPYTCSSCGKSFSQLGNLRIHQKRHSGVKDHMCFECGKTFTAAVTLKRHQRFHTGEKTHEKVQSGKKPFTCDQCGKSFTQSGSLHRHTKNSCLKLK from the coding sequence atgtcaaaactggagaaatCTTTCAGTTGCTCACCGAAAAGAAGAGCCAAAGAATctttcacctgccctcagtgtggaaagagtttcacaaccaaaaaaagtcttaaacctcacatgaaaatccacactggagagaaaccacacacatgtgatcagtgcgggaagagttttgcACGAGCACACACTCTTAAATTACATCTGCGTTCTCATTCTGGAGAAAGACAGTTTAACTCTGATCAGTGTAGCAAAAAAACTCGGAAGAGGTGCCTGAAAGTTCATACAAAGAAGCTGCTTCACGTGTGTTctctgtgtggaaagagttttactcgGCTGGATAATTTAAAATTTCACTGGAAAAGACACAACGGTGTGAAGGATCATATTTGCTTAGATTGTGGGAGGAGCTTTACTAGATCTGATGCATTGAAAGGGCACcagagagttcacactggagaaaaaccttacaagtgttcacactgtgacaagagattcagtaaGACTGGGACTCTGAAGATACATGTGAGgacccacactggagagaagccttacaaatGTGATCAATGCGGtaaatgttttacacaaaaaGGAAGCTTTAATGATCACcagaaaatccacactggagagaagccgcacacatgtgatcagtgcgggaaaaGTTTTGCTCAAACAAAAACTCTTAAATTACATCTGCGTTCTCATTCTGGAGAAAAACCATTTAACTGTGATCAGTGCGGCAAAACATTTCTGAGGCAACAAAACCTGAAGAGGCACCTGAATGTTCATACAAAGCAGAAAACGTACATTtgtttgtgtggaaagagtttttcacgaatggattatttaaaattacaccAGAGAAGTCACAGCGGTGCAAAGGATCACATGTGCTTTGATTGTGGAAATACTTATACAACAGCAGCTGTATTGAATCGGCACCAGAGAATTCactctggagaaaaaccttacaggtgttcacactgtgacatgAGTTTCAGTCAGGCTGGAAATCTGAAGAatcatgagaggatccacactggagagaagccgcacACGTGTGATCAGTGCGGCAAGAGTTTTACACTAAAAGGAGCCCTTAAGtcacacatgaaaatccacactggagagaaaccatactcatgtgatcagtgcgggaagagttttagacatacatacactcttaaaattcATCTGCGTTCTCACTCTGGAGAAAGACCGTATAACTGTGATCAATGTGGTAAAACATTTCCTAGGGCAGAACACCTGAAGGTCCACCTGAAAGTCCATACAAaggagaagccttacacatgttcttcatgtggaaagagttttagtcAGCTGGGTAATTTAAGAATTCACCAGAAAAGACACAGTGGTGTGAAGGATCACATGTGCTTTGAATGTGGGAAGACCTTCACCGCAGCTGTGACATTGAAAAGGCACCAGAGatttcacactggagaaaaaacaCACGAGAAGGTCCAAAGTGGAAAGAAGCCTtttacatgtgatcagtgtgggaaaagTTTCACTCAGTCAGGATCACTACACCGTCATACTAAAAACAGCTGTCTGAAATTAAAGTAG